A single region of the Nomascus leucogenys isolate Asia unplaced genomic scaffold, Asia_NLE_v1 Super-Scaffold_258, whole genome shotgun sequence genome encodes:
- the GIP gene encoding gastric inhibitory polypeptide: MVAMKTFALLLLSLFLAVGLGEKKEGHSSPLPSLPVGSHAKVSSPQPRGPRYAEGTFISDYSIAMDKIHQQDFVNWLLAQKGKKNDWKHNITQREARALELASQANRKEEEAVEPQSSPAKKPSNEDLLRDLLIQELLACLVDQTNLCRLRSR; the protein is encoded by the exons ATGGTGGCCATGAAGACCTTTGCTCTGCTACTGCTGTCCCTGTTCCTGGCAGTGGGactaggagagaagaaagagggtcACTCCAG ccctctgccctccctgcctgTTGGATCTCATGCTAAGGTGAGCAGCCCTCAACCTCGAGGCCCCAGGTACGCGGAAGGGACTTTCATTAGTGACTACAGTATTGCCATGGACAAGATTCACCAACAAGACTTTGTGAACTGGCTGCTGGCCCAAAAGGGGAAGAAGAATGA CTGGAAACACAACATCACCCAGAGGGAGGCTCGGGCACTGGAGCTGGCCAGTCAAGCTaataggaaggaggaggaggcagtggaGCCACAGAG CTCCCCAGCCAAGAAACCCAGCAATGAAGATTTGCTGCGGGACTTGCTGATTCAAGAGCTGTTGGCCTGCTTGGTGGATCAGACAAACCTCTGCAGGCTCAG